From a single Accipiter gentilis chromosome 32, bAccGen1.1, whole genome shotgun sequence genomic region:
- the ZFX gene encoding zinc finger X-chromosomal protein isoform X2 has translation MEAESESGSCKVDGICPEVIKVYIFKADPGEDDLGGTVDIVESEPENDHAVGLLDQNSSIRIPREKMVYMTVNDSQHEDEDLNVAEIADEVYMEVIVGEEDAAVAHEQQIDDTEIKTFMPIAWAAAYGNNNDGIESRNGTASALLHIDESAGLGRLAKQKPKKKRRPESRQYQTAIIIGPDGHPLTVYPCMICGKKFKSRGFLKRHMKNHPEHLLTKKKYRCTDCDYTTNKKISLHNHLESHKLTNKTEKLIECDECGKSFSHAGTLFTHKMVHRDKGVNKMHKCKFCDYETAEQGLLNHHLLAVHSKNFPHICVECGKGFRHPSELKKHMRIHTGEKPYQCQYCEYRSADSSNLKTHVKTKHSKETPFKCDICFQTFSDTKELQQHTLMHQESKTHQCLHCDHKSSNSSDLKRHIISVHTKDYPHKCDMCDKGFHRPSELKKHVAAHKGKKLHQCRHCDFKIADPFILSRHILSVHTKDLPFRCKRCRKGFRQQNELKKHMKTHSGRKVYQCEYCEYSTTDASGFKRHVISIHTKDYPHRCEYCKKGFRRPSEKNQHIMRHHKDVGLP, from the exons ATGGAAGCAGAGTCAGAAAGTGGCTCTTGTAAAGTGGATGGCATTTGTCCAGAAGTCATCAAGGTCTATATATTCAAAGCAGATCCTGGAGAAGATGACTTAG GGGGCACAGTAGACATTGTGGAGAGCGAGCCAGAGAATGACCACGCAGTTGGACTACTTGATCAAAATAGCAGTATTCGTATTCCAAGGGAGAAAATGGTTTACATGACTGTAAATGATTCTCAGCATGAAGATGAAGACTTAA atgTTGCAGAAATAGCTGATGAGGTTTACATGGAAGTGATTGTAGGAGAGGAGGATGCAGCAGTGGCCCATGAACAGCAAATTGATGACACTGAAATTAAAACTTTCATGCCCATAGCTTGGGCAGCAGCTTATG GTAATAACAACGATGGCATTGAAAGTCGGAATGGCACTGCGAGTGCTCTTTTGCACATAGATGAGTCAGCTGGACTTGGGAGACTGGCTAagcaaaaaccaaagaaaaaaaggagacctGAGTCTAGGCAGTATCAAACAG caaTAATCATTGGCCCTGATGGTCATCCGTTGACAGTCTACCCCTGCATGATTTGTGGAAAGAAATTTAAATCTAGAGGTTTCTTGAAAAGGCACATGAAAAACCACCCAGAGCACCTTCTTACTAAGAAGAAATACAGATGCACAGACTGTGATTACACTAcgaataaaaaaataagtttacatAACCACTTGGAGAGTCATAAGCTgaccaacaaaacagaaaagcttatTGAGTGTGATGAGTGTGGGAAAAGCTTCTCTCATGCAGGAACTTTATTTACTCACAAGATGGTGCACAGGGACAAAGGAGTTAATAAAATGCACAAGTGCAAATTCTGCGACTATGAGACAGCAGAACAAGGATTACTGAATCATCACCTCTTAGCTGTCCACAGCAAGAACTTTCCTCATATTTGCGTGGAGTGTGGCAAAGGATTTCGCCATCCGTCAGAGCTCAAGAAGCACATGCGAATCCACACTGGTGAAAAACCGTACCAGTGCCAATATTGTGAATACCGATCTGCCGACTCTTCTAACTTGAAAACTCACGTAAAGACTAAACACAGTAAGGAAACGCCATTCAAGTGCGATATTTGTTTCCAGACTTTTTCAGATACCAAAGAGCTACAGCAGCATACGCTTATGCATCAAGAAAGTAAAACACATCAGTGTTTGCATTGTGACCATAAGAGCTCAAACTCGAGTGATCTGAAACGACACATAATTTCAGTCCACACAAAAGACTATCCTCATAAGTGTGATATGTGTGATAAAGGCTTTCACAGGCCTTCGGAACTGAAAAAACATGTGGCGGCTCACAAGGGTAAAAAATTGCACCAATGCAGACATTGTGACTTTAAGATTGCAGATCCGTTCATTCTGAGTCGCCACATACTCTCAGTTCACACAAAGGATCTTCCATTCAGGTGCAAGAGATGTAGAAAGGGCTTTAGGCAACAAAACGAGCTgaaaaagcacatgaaaacacACAGTGGCAGGAAAGTTTATCAGTGTGAGTACTGTGAGTATAGCACTACAGACGCCTCAGGCTTCAAACGGCATGTTATTTCCATTCATACAAAAGACTACCCTCACCGTTGTGAGTATTGCAAGAAAGGTTTCCGAAGGCCTTCAGAGAAGAACCAGCACATTATGCGGCATCATAAAGATGTTGGGCTGCCTTAA